One region of Phycisphaerae bacterium genomic DNA includes:
- a CDS encoding DUF3574 domain-containing protein, whose protein sequence is MTADRSTQAYVQRNIRILLAACMLAMLPACAETKWRSDAHRMVRTELYFGLLRPDGSPIAADQWQRFVDAHVTPRFPDGLTILDAAGQWRNAAGRIIQEPSKVIIILRDDSAEHRRAIQNIRDTYRRTFDQESVLLVQTRQWVSF, encoded by the coding sequence ATGACCGCGGACCGTTCAACACAAGCCTATGTCCAACGGAACATCAGGATCCTGCTTGCCGCGTGCATGCTGGCGATGCTGCCCGCCTGCGCCGAAACGAAGTGGCGCTCCGACGCCCATCGAATGGTCCGCACCGAATTGTATTTCGGACTCTTGCGGCCCGACGGTTCGCCGATCGCAGCCGACCAGTGGCAACGGTTCGTCGATGCGCACGTCACGCCGCGATTCCCCGACGGCTTGACCATCCTCGACGCCGCCGGCCAATGGCGAAATGCCGCCGGCCGGATCATCCAGGAGCCTTCGAAGGTCATTATCATCCTTCGCGACGACTCAGCCGAGCATCGCCGCGCCATCCAGAACATCCGCGACACCTATCGCCGAACGTTCGATCAGGAAAGCGTCCTGCTGGTCCAGACACGCCAGTGGGTTTCCTTCTGA